One window of the Streptococcus parasanguinis ATCC 15912 genome contains the following:
- a CDS encoding alpha-glucosidase has product MEQKWWHNAVIYQVYPKSFKDSNGDGIGDLKGITSKLDYLENLGITAIWLSPVYKSPMDDNGYDISDYEDIASIFGTMEDMEELIAEGQKRKIKIIMDLVVNHTSDEHAWFIEAREHPDSPKRDFYIWRDEPNGIISAFSGSAWEFDEASGQYYLHNFSKKQPDLNWENEVLRHHIYDMMNFWIDKGIGGFRMDVIDMIGKIPDQEIISNGPMLHPYLKEMNQATFGDKDLLTVGETWGATPEIAKQYSNPKNQELSMVFQFEHIGLQYQPGQPKWHYAKELDVPKLKEIFTKWQTELGEEEGWNSLFWNNHDLPRIVSTWGDDGDYRVKSAKALAILLHLMKGTPYIYQGEEIGMTNYPFKTLEDVEDIESINYAHEALEKGVPLEVIMDQIRHIGRDNARTPMQWNDEAEAGFTTGRPWLAVNPNYKEINVEAALADPDSIFYTYQALIALRKEYPWLVTADYELVDAADKVFAYKRVEGEQAYLVVVNLSSQEQELPLVNGVEEVLIANTKVEQVLESGKLAPWDAFCVKLA; this is encoded by the coding sequence ATGGAACAAAAATGGTGGCATAATGCCGTAATTTACCAAGTTTATCCAAAAAGTTTCAAGGATAGTAATGGCGATGGCATCGGGGATCTCAAGGGGATCACGAGCAAGCTAGACTATCTGGAAAATCTAGGGATTACAGCCATCTGGCTCTCACCAGTTTACAAGAGTCCCATGGATGATAACGGCTATGACATCTCGGATTACGAGGATATTGCCTCCATCTTTGGTACCATGGAAGATATGGAAGAATTGATCGCAGAAGGTCAGAAACGCAAGATCAAAATTATCATGGACTTGGTGGTCAACCATACCTCTGATGAGCATGCTTGGTTTATCGAGGCGCGTGAACATCCAGACAGTCCAAAGCGGGATTTCTATATTTGGCGCGATGAACCCAATGGCATTATTTCTGCTTTTAGTGGCTCTGCTTGGGAGTTCGATGAAGCTTCAGGCCAATACTATCTGCATAACTTTAGTAAGAAGCAACCAGACCTTAACTGGGAAAATGAGGTGCTCCGTCATCACATCTATGACATGATGAATTTCTGGATTGACAAGGGAATTGGTGGCTTCCGTATGGATGTGATCGATATGATCGGTAAGATTCCAGATCAGGAAATCATCAGCAATGGTCCCATGCTCCATCCTTACTTGAAGGAAATGAATCAAGCGACCTTTGGTGATAAGGATCTGCTTACAGTGGGTGAAACTTGGGGGGCGACTCCAGAGATTGCCAAGCAATACTCCAATCCAAAAAATCAAGAATTGTCCATGGTTTTCCAATTTGAACACATCGGCCTTCAATACCAACCGGGTCAACCAAAGTGGCACTACGCGAAGGAATTGGATGTACCAAAATTGAAAGAAATTTTCACCAAGTGGCAGACGGAATTAGGAGAAGAGGAGGGCTGGAATTCCCTCTTTTGGAACAACCACGATTTGCCACGGATTGTGTCAACTTGGGGGGATGATGGGGACTATCGTGTCAAATCTGCCAAGGCTTTAGCGATTCTGCTTCACTTGATGAAGGGAACTCCTTATATCTATCAAGGGGAAGAAATCGGGATGACCAACTATCCATTTAAGACCCTTGAGGACGTAGAAGATATTGAGTCGATCAACTATGCTCATGAAGCCTTAGAAAAAGGCGTGCCGCTCGAAGTGATCATGGATCAAATCCGCCATATTGGTCGGGACAATGCCCGGACACCGATGCAGTGGAATGATGAAGCAGAAGCCGGCTTTACGACAGGTCGTCCATGGCTTGCGGTCAACCCAAACTACAAAGAGATCAATGTGGAGGCTGCCCTAGCAGATCCAGACTCTATTTTCTATACCTACCAAGCCCTCATTGCTTTGAGAAAGGAGTACCCTTGGCTTGTGACTGCTGATTATGAATTGGTGGACGCAGCAGACAAGGTTTTTGCCTACAAGCGGGTAGAAGGAGAGCAAGCATATTTGGTGGTTGTCAATCTCTCCAGTCAAGAGCAAGAGTTGCCACTCGTCAATGGGGTTGAAGAGGTTCTCATTGCCAATACCAAGGTCGAACAAGTCCTCGAATCAGGCAAGTTAGCCCCTTGGGATGCCTTCTGTGTCAAATTAGCCTAA
- a CDS encoding glycoside hydrolase family 31 protein: MAGPVIKGENYRISVLTESLVRLEYSEDGVFEDGQTQVVQNRDFGPVACEVIETEEVLDLHTEHLHLHFEKGPFAPDRLFIELKGQYAVYGSRWHYGDQPETLKGTSRTLDEVDGAMELQDGILSKAGYALLDDSASYLYDDESGFRARPYPEVDLYFFGYGRDYLGALKDFYHLTGQPPLLPRYALGNWWSRYWPYTSQEYTDLMDRFKAEGVPLAVSVIDMDWHKTAIPARFGSGWTGYSWNRDLIPDPATFLNGLHERGLKVTLNVHPADGIRAFEDAYPMVAKRLGLDAEKEEAAGFDFYSPAFREAYFEDVHHPLEDQGVDFWWIDWQQGSHGKMDPLWLLNHYHYVDNCRTGQAGLILSRYGGPGSHRYPIGFSGDTIVTWESLAFQPYFTSTASNIGYTWWSHDIGGHMRGYYDEDLALRWLQFGVFSPINRLHSSCNAFNSKEPWFYSPETCRLMKQYLRLRHSLLPYLYTMNVATHEEGLPLVQPLYYHYPNEEEAYEAKNQYFFGSELMVAPITEALDPVFHSASVSVWFPDGVWYDFFHDWKYEGRGKLTVFRTSQDIPVFARAGAIIPMDAQPQTGVDLPEMLDWHLFPGDNRSFVLVEGEGAGKVETRLTVDWDERKIRLDLSGDLALLPEKRQHRFLLHTFETDPIIVDNQSQEIAMGELQSRPIAKEDRMFELLKSANLAYDRKNDLFAACSRAKDWKQLMKVITPLEEGLRQRLFEVIYSSEENEDL, from the coding sequence ATGGCAGGACCAGTGATAAAGGGAGAAAACTATCGGATCTCCGTATTAACGGAATCCTTGGTGCGCTTGGAATACTCAGAGGATGGTGTTTTTGAAGATGGTCAGACGCAAGTTGTACAAAATCGAGATTTTGGACCTGTTGCCTGCGAGGTTATAGAGACAGAAGAGGTCCTCGATCTTCATACAGAGCATCTCCACCTCCATTTTGAAAAGGGACCTTTTGCCCCGGATCGGCTTTTTATCGAACTCAAGGGTCAGTATGCAGTCTATGGGAGCCGGTGGCATTATGGAGATCAGCCGGAGACCTTAAAGGGGACCAGTCGGACGCTTGACGAGGTCGATGGGGCTATGGAGTTGCAAGATGGGATCTTGAGCAAGGCCGGTTATGCTCTTTTAGACGATTCCGCTTCCTACTTGTATGATGACGAAAGCGGGTTTAGAGCACGGCCCTATCCAGAAGTGGATTTGTATTTCTTCGGTTATGGGCGCGATTATCTAGGTGCCTTGAAAGATTTTTACCATCTGACAGGACAGCCACCCCTCTTGCCACGTTATGCTCTGGGAAACTGGTGGAGCCGCTATTGGCCTTATACCAGTCAGGAGTATACAGATTTGATGGATCGTTTCAAAGCAGAAGGAGTGCCTCTTGCAGTCAGTGTGATCGATATGGACTGGCACAAGACGGCGATTCCTGCTCGCTTTGGAAGTGGTTGGACTGGCTATAGTTGGAACCGGGATTTGATTCCTGATCCAGCTACCTTCTTAAATGGCCTGCATGAGCGTGGTTTAAAGGTGACCTTAAATGTCCATCCGGCAGATGGAATTCGCGCTTTCGAAGATGCTTATCCCATGGTCGCAAAACGCTTGGGACTGGATGCGGAAAAAGAAGAAGCGGCTGGCTTTGACTTTTACAGTCCAGCCTTTCGCGAAGCTTATTTCGAAGATGTCCACCATCCTTTGGAAGATCAAGGAGTGGACTTTTGGTGGATTGATTGGCAGCAAGGTAGTCATGGCAAGATGGATCCCCTTTGGTTGTTAAATCACTATCATTATGTAGATAATTGCCGAACAGGCCAAGCTGGTCTCATCTTATCACGATATGGGGGTCCCGGCAGCCATCGGTATCCGATTGGTTTTTCAGGGGACACTATTGTGACTTGGGAATCCCTAGCCTTTCAACCCTATTTTACCAGCACAGCTTCCAATATCGGCTACACCTGGTGGAGTCACGATATCGGTGGCCATATGCGGGGCTACTATGATGAAGACTTGGCTCTTCGCTGGTTGCAGTTTGGGGTTTTTAGCCCGATCAATCGTCTTCATAGTTCTTGTAATGCCTTTAACAGCAAGGAACCGTGGTTTTACTCTCCTGAGACCTGTCGCTTGATGAAGCAGTATTTGCGCCTGCGCCATAGCTTACTGCCTTATCTCTACACCATGAATGTGGCAACGCACGAAGAAGGGCTGCCCTTGGTTCAACCCCTCTATTACCACTACCCAAATGAAGAAGAGGCTTATGAAGCGAAAAATCAATATTTCTTTGGCAGTGAACTCATGGTGGCGCCAATTACCGAAGCGCTGGATCCTGTCTTTCATAGTGCTTCTGTGAGTGTTTGGTTCCCAGACGGCGTTTGGTACGATTTCTTCCATGATTGGAAGTATGAAGGAAGAGGCAAGCTCACGGTCTTTAGGACCAGCCAGGATATTCCAGTCTTTGCACGTGCAGGAGCCATCATCCCTATGGATGCACAACCACAGACAGGAGTGGACCTTCCAGAAATGCTAGACTGGCATCTCTTCCCAGGTGACAATCGTTCCTTCGTACTCGTTGAAGGAGAAGGAGCTGGCAAGGTTGAAACCCGCCTAACAGTCGATTGGGATGAAAGAAAGATTAGGCTGGATCTATCAGGTGATCTAGCGCTGCTTCCTGAAAAGAGACAGCACCGTTTCTTGCTCCATACCTTTGAGACGGACCCTATCATAGTGGACAATCAAAGTCAAGAAATTGCGATGGGTGAGCTGCAATCGCGTCCGATTGCCAAAGAAGATCGGATGTTTGAGCTCTTAAAATCTGCCAACCTGGCCTACGATAGGAAAAATGATTTATTTGCGGCCTGTTCAAGAGCCAAGGATTGGAAACAGTTGATGAAGGTCATCACGCCTTTGGAGGAAGGCTTGCGCCAACGTCTCTTTGAAGTGATTTATTCCAGTGAAGAGAATGAAGACTTGTAA
- a CDS encoding CPBP family intramembrane glutamic endopeptidase — protein MTFFNRIRPKQPLKELKWFDIGIVTVILFGQFIVRSTQLFLASFQPVAQTAVATSSSNTASEGAAYSSNMTLQLILLTLALLYLLLRRFDFKQLPIRFKWSTLIWVPLLFAAMGLFGDVISTVSGEYNYLSPSLWPFIDPMQILHKFMALSPMAIAYGLLNGFYEEFFFLGLMTSVSEKNKWKALAFSTLIRFSFHTYQGLLWAFVIGVIYGLFYYFMYKKVVKNLLPFFLMHALADMFGSSLMYLLINWGS, from the coding sequence ATGACATTTTTTAACAGAATACGACCCAAACAGCCCTTAAAAGAGCTCAAATGGTTTGATATTGGCATTGTGACGGTCATTCTCTTTGGGCAATTCATTGTCCGCTCGACCCAGCTGTTTTTAGCCAGTTTTCAGCCAGTCGCGCAGACTGCAGTAGCCACAAGCAGTAGCAATACTGCAAGTGAAGGGGCTGCTTATTCCAGCAATATGACCTTGCAGTTGATCTTGCTGACTCTAGCTCTTCTTTACTTGTTGCTCCGTCGCTTTGATTTTAAACAATTGCCAATCCGCTTCAAGTGGTCCACCTTGATCTGGGTGCCCCTGCTCTTTGCAGCGATGGGACTTTTTGGGGATGTAATCTCAACGGTTTCGGGTGAATACAATTACCTAAGTCCGAGTCTTTGGCCTTTTATCGATCCTATGCAGATCCTCCATAAGTTCATGGCTTTGAGTCCCATGGCGATTGCTTATGGCTTACTCAATGGATTTTATGAAGAATTTTTCTTTTTGGGCTTAATGACTTCGGTAAGTGAGAAGAACAAGTGGAAGGCGCTGGCCTTTTCAACCCTGATCCGCTTTTCCTTCCACACCTATCAAGGGCTTCTCTGGGCCTTTGTGATTGGCGTCATTTATGGACTCTTTTATTACTTCATGTACAAGAAAGTCGTCAAGAATCTCTTGCCATTTTTCCTCATGCATGCCTTGGCAGATATGTTTGGCTCGAGTCTCATGTATCTCTTGATCAATTGGGGGAGTTGA
- a CDS encoding potassium channel family protein, with the protein MANRTIGILGLGIFGQSVLKTLQDQDVDIIAIDDHEDVINQYESMITTGIVGDITEMDLLDAADIGNCDTVVIATGENLESSVLAVMHCKALGVEHVIAKVKNEVTKEVLEKIGADLVILPEVEAGMSLAKMILFQHGIEVFQLDEAVVVAEFTVPASWVGKSLQDLAVREEYHLNIIGYRDAEDQPLHIQIGPDFIWPEGVRVMAVTDNQYLDRIQDLLD; encoded by the coding sequence ATGGCAAATCGAACCATTGGAATTCTGGGATTAGGGATTTTTGGACAGAGTGTCTTAAAAACCCTGCAGGACCAGGATGTGGATATCATTGCAATTGACGATCATGAAGATGTGATCAACCAGTATGAATCTATGATTACAACTGGGATTGTTGGAGACATTACGGAAATGGACCTCTTGGATGCGGCAGATATTGGGAACTGTGACACAGTCGTCATTGCGACGGGAGAAAACTTGGAATCAAGTGTCCTGGCGGTCATGCACTGTAAGGCACTTGGCGTCGAGCACGTCATTGCCAAGGTCAAGAATGAAGTGACCAAGGAAGTCCTTGAGAAGATTGGAGCTGATTTGGTCATCCTACCAGAGGTAGAAGCGGGGATGTCCCTCGCTAAGATGATCCTCTTCCAACACGGGATTGAAGTCTTCCAGTTGGATGAAGCAGTGGTGGTGGCTGAGTTTACGGTTCCAGCTAGCTGGGTAGGAAAAAGCCTTCAGGACTTGGCTGTCAGAGAGGAGTACCATCTCAATATTATCGGCTATCGAGATGCGGAAGACCAACCGCTTCATATTCAGATTGGTCCCGACTTTATCTGGCCTGAAGGGGTGCGCGTGATGGCAGTGACAGACAACCAATATTTAGATAGAATCCAAGATTTGTTAGACTAA
- a CDS encoding TrkH family potassium uptake protein, translated as MLVKSFFKQWQSKIKGLSPARRIFLSFALVILIGSLLLSLPFVQQASSTAGYIDHLFTAVSMVCVTGLFTQSVASTYNGWGQLICMLLIQIGGLGILTFIGLFFMESRQKLSYKDRQTIRDSFSFSNNQSLARFVRSIFITTFTIEGVGALLLMTRFIPRFGWGHGIFNSIFVAVSAFCNAGFDNFGGDSMMSFQTDWLVNLTLSALIITGGLGFMVWFDLATKARNQSGRRTLRFHTKVVLWLTAAILLFGTVTSLLTEFNNPATIGSLPLGEKILVSFFQTVSMRTAGFASLDYTAVRPVTLFVYILQMFLGGAPGGTAGGMKITTFLVLILLARKELLGLPHTNLGKRTIAPDLVQRSLGTAVIFQLTFLLGLFGLCLVTPDGQRFLYLVFEVVSALATVGVTANVTSTLNGAGLGIIMLLMFIGRIGPLTLMVSLNNYKAKKADALQYAKADIIIG; from the coding sequence ATGTTAGTCAAATCATTTTTTAAACAATGGCAGTCCAAGATTAAAGGCCTGTCTCCAGCAAGGCGGATCTTTCTCAGTTTTGCCTTAGTCATCTTGATCGGCTCGCTCTTACTGAGTCTGCCCTTTGTCCAGCAAGCAAGCTCAACAGCAGGCTATATCGACCATCTTTTTACAGCGGTTTCCATGGTCTGTGTGACAGGGCTCTTTACCCAGTCGGTGGCTTCGACCTATAATGGCTGGGGGCAATTGATCTGTATGCTTTTGATCCAGATCGGAGGCCTAGGTATTTTGACCTTTATCGGTCTCTTCTTTATGGAGAGCCGACAAAAGCTCAGTTACAAGGACCGGCAGACCATTCGGGATAGCTTTAGTTTTAGCAATAACCAAAGTTTGGCCCGTTTTGTCCGCTCCATCTTTATTACCACCTTTACCATCGAAGGTGTCGGGGCCTTGCTTCTCATGACTCGCTTTATTCCTCGCTTTGGCTGGGGTCATGGGATCTTCAACTCCATCTTTGTTGCGGTTTCCGCCTTTTGTAATGCGGGCTTTGATAATTTTGGGGGCGATAGTATGATGAGTTTCCAGACCGATTGGTTGGTCAATCTGACCTTATCTGCTCTGATCATTACTGGGGGCTTGGGCTTCATGGTCTGGTTTGACCTAGCTACCAAGGCCCGTAACCAATCAGGACGACGGACTCTTCGCTTTCATACCAAGGTGGTTCTCTGGTTAACAGCTGCGATTCTCCTCTTTGGGACAGTAACCAGCCTCTTGACCGAGTTTAATAATCCGGCAACGATTGGGTCCCTGCCATTGGGAGAGAAGATCTTGGTCAGCTTTTTCCAAACGGTCAGTATGCGGACGGCTGGCTTTGCCTCACTGGATTATACAGCAGTCCGACCTGTGACACTCTTTGTCTATATCCTCCAGATGTTCCTAGGTGGGGCACCAGGTGGGACAGCAGGAGGGATGAAGATCACCACCTTCTTGGTGCTGATTCTCTTAGCGCGCAAAGAGTTGCTCGGCTTGCCACATACCAACCTGGGTAAGCGCACCATCGCTCCAGACTTGGTCCAACGCTCTTTGGGGACGGCAGTGATTTTCCAGTTGACTTTTCTCCTTGGACTCTTTGGTCTTTGTCTCGTGACTCCGGATGGTCAACGTTTTCTGTACTTGGTCTTTGAGGTGGTATCGGCTTTAGCGACAGTGGGCGTGACGGCTAATGTGACCTCGACCTTAAATGGAGCAGGGCTGGGCATCATCATGCTGCTCATGTTTATTGGGCGGATCGGCCCCTTGACCCTTATGGTCAGCTTGAACAATTACAAGGCCAAAAAGGCAGATGCCTTGCAATATGCCAAGGCAGACATCATTATCGGATAG
- a CDS encoding nucleoside phosphorylase — translation MIHRHEIPILEFDDNPQAVIMPTHEGLDLHLPEKCIYAFLEDEIERFAETVGAKQVASFVSATKTYPVYVMEHQGEEICLAQAPVGSAAAAQFMDWLIGYGVKKIISAGSCGVLVDIEENAFLIPTKALRDEGASYHYVAPSRYIEVDGRALTAIETVLKQESIPYQEVMTWSTDGFYRETPDKVAYRIEEGCSVVEMECASLAAVAQLRGAVWGLLLFTADSLADLENYDQRDWGSEAFEKALELCLEMVHHL, via the coding sequence ATGATCCATCGACATGAAATACCCATTTTAGAGTTTGATGACAATCCGCAAGCAGTCATTATGCCGACTCATGAGGGACTCGATCTGCACCTACCTGAAAAATGCATCTATGCTTTCTTGGAAGATGAGATTGAGCGCTTTGCGGAAACTGTCGGAGCCAAACAAGTAGCTAGCTTTGTCTCAGCTACCAAGACCTATCCGGTCTATGTCATGGAGCACCAAGGAGAGGAAATCTGCTTGGCGCAAGCACCAGTTGGCTCTGCAGCTGCTGCTCAATTCATGGATTGGTTGATTGGCTATGGAGTGAAGAAGATTATATCGGCAGGTAGCTGTGGGGTCTTGGTGGATATAGAAGAAAATGCTTTTTTAATCCCGACCAAGGCCTTGCGAGATGAGGGAGCCAGTTACCATTATGTCGCGCCCTCCCGTTATATAGAGGTGGACGGTCGTGCCCTGACTGCTATTGAAACAGTTCTCAAACAAGAGTCCATTCCTTATCAAGAGGTCATGACCTGGTCGACCGACGGTTTTTATAGGGAAACACCTGACAAGGTGGCCTATCGCATCGAAGAAGGGTGTAGTGTGGTGGAGATGGAGTGTGCCTCCCTTGCTGCAGTGGCCCAACTTCGTGGGGCGGTTTGGGGCTTGCTCCTATTTACGGCAGATTCGCTTGCAGACCTGGAAAATTATGACCAGCGTGACTGGGGTTCAGAAGCTTTCGAGAAGGCCTTAGAATTATGCCTAGAAATGGTTCATCACTTGTGA
- a CDS encoding sugar O-acetyltransferase yields MASEYEKMIAGDYYRPADPELRALAQASREKQEAFNQEVDPKKGASIIKEWFGSTGENLYLNRQVLVDYGVNIHLGENFYANYNLTMLDICPITIGNNAMIGPNCQFLTPLHPLDPDERNSGLEYGAPITIGDNFWAGGGVTILPGVTLGDNVVAGAGAVVTKSFGDNVVLAGNPARVIKEIPVKKEKE; encoded by the coding sequence ATGGCCAGTGAATATGAAAAAATGATTGCGGGTGACTATTATAGACCTGCGGACCCTGAATTACGGGCTTTAGCCCAAGCCTCTCGGGAGAAACAAGAGGCCTTTAACCAAGAGGTGGATCCCAAAAAAGGGGCATCCATCATCAAAGAGTGGTTTGGATCAACCGGTGAAAACCTCTATCTTAATCGACAGGTTCTTGTAGATTATGGGGTCAATATCCATCTGGGAGAAAATTTCTATGCCAATTACAATTTGACCATGTTGGACATTTGTCCCATTACGATCGGCAATAATGCCATGATTGGTCCCAATTGCCAATTTTTGACGCCCTTGCACCCACTGGATCCAGATGAGCGCAATTCTGGTCTCGAATACGGGGCGCCGATTACGATAGGAGACAACTTCTGGGCAGGAGGAGGTGTCACCATTCTTCCTGGTGTGACGCTGGGTGACAATGTGGTTGCTGGCGCAGGAGCAGTGGTCACCAAGTCCTTTGGAGACAATGTGGTCCTTGCAGGAAATCCAGCCCGTGTCATCAAAGAAATACCCGTCAAAAAGGAGAAGGAATGA
- a CDS encoding DeoR/GlpR family DNA-binding transcription regulator → MYQEQRLEKILELLEERKQLSAKEMVDYFKVSKDTIRRDFALLSQRQLVRRTHGGLLPLNKEPVPSYLDRSQKANKEKTAMAQKALQLIQNGQVIFLDVSTSMTLLAGMLKKEVTVYSHSLDNAIQLSSHSQVDVHLLGGKFYPKNRFYYDANQAHILDNLRFDLAFFGASSLANGEVTFEDAEDVAVKSLVFERTRTKVLVAESAKFHQHANYYLARLQQFDYWITDQKPSPDILKQIGSETTILY, encoded by the coding sequence ATGTACCAGGAACAACGGCTCGAAAAAATCCTAGAACTTTTAGAAGAGCGAAAACAGCTATCCGCTAAAGAAATGGTCGATTATTTCAAGGTCTCAAAAGATACTATCCGCAGAGACTTTGCCCTTCTGAGCCAACGCCAGCTAGTCCGTAGGACCCATGGTGGACTTCTCCCCTTAAACAAAGAACCCGTCCCTTCTTACCTAGACCGCAGTCAGAAAGCCAACAAGGAAAAGACTGCCATGGCTCAAAAGGCCCTGCAATTGATCCAAAATGGACAAGTGATTTTTCTCGACGTTTCCACCTCGATGACCCTGCTTGCTGGCATGCTGAAGAAGGAAGTCACGGTCTATTCGCATTCCCTTGACAATGCCATCCAGCTCAGTAGCCATTCCCAGGTTGACGTTCATCTCTTAGGCGGGAAATTCTACCCTAAAAACCGCTTCTACTATGACGCGAATCAAGCACACATACTGGACAATCTTCGCTTTGATCTTGCTTTTTTTGGAGCGAGTAGCTTAGCCAATGGCGAAGTCACCTTTGAGGATGCTGAAGACGTTGCAGTCAAGTCTCTCGTTTTTGAACGGACTCGTACCAAGGTGCTGGTGGCAGAAAGTGCCAAGTTCCACCAACATGCCAACTACTATCTCGCTCGACTCCAGCAATTTGACTATTGGATTACCGATCAAAAACCAAGTCCTGACATCCTTAAACAAATCGGCAGTGAAACCACTATTCTCTATTAG
- a CDS encoding Cof-type HAD-IIB family hydrolase yields MSHIRLIISDIDGTILNDHHQIDPQLAALIPDLKRETIPFVLASARSPKGMAPIARELGIEDCPMACYNGALIQKGEQVLFEHPLDKTEARNFIDWANQHFPQVSINLYSGKDWMTDRLDQWSHEEARITGEKPLILPLLDPLLDPTKPLHKLLLIGEPEEIQTLYRTISADDFPSTAFYLSKANYLEVTAKNVSKEDALIELANYYHLNLEEVLTMGDNFNDLPMLKKAGIGVAMGNAPQEVKEGAAVVTKTNNENGAGQAVETYVLI; encoded by the coding sequence ATGTCTCACATTCGTCTCATCATCAGCGATATCGATGGCACCATCTTAAATGACCACCATCAGATCGATCCACAGTTGGCAGCATTGATTCCGGATTTAAAACGCGAAACCATTCCTTTCGTACTGGCCTCTGCTCGCTCTCCAAAAGGGATGGCTCCCATTGCCAGAGAACTCGGTATAGAAGACTGCCCCATGGCTTGCTACAATGGTGCCTTGATCCAAAAGGGAGAGCAGGTTCTTTTCGAGCATCCTTTGGACAAGACGGAAGCCCGGAACTTTATCGACTGGGCCAACCAACACTTTCCTCAGGTTTCGATCAACCTCTATAGTGGAAAAGACTGGATGACCGACCGCCTTGACCAATGGAGTCATGAGGAGGCCCGGATTACAGGGGAAAAACCTCTCATTCTTCCCCTATTAGATCCTTTGCTGGATCCGACAAAGCCCCTTCACAAATTGCTCTTAATCGGGGAGCCAGAAGAGATCCAAACTCTCTATCGCACTATTTCTGCCGACGACTTCCCTTCTACCGCCTTTTATCTCTCCAAAGCCAACTACCTAGAAGTCACAGCTAAGAACGTTTCCAAAGAAGATGCTCTGATTGAGCTCGCCAACTACTACCACTTGAACTTAGAAGAAGTCCTCACCATGGGAGACAACTTCAACGACCTCCCTATGCTCAAAAAAGCAGGCATCGGGGTCGCTATGGGCAACGCTCCACAAGAAGTGAAAGAGGGAGCAGCAGTCGTGACAAAGACCAACAATGAAAACGGGGCTGGACAAGCGGTTGAAACCTATGTGTTGATTTAG
- a CDS encoding alpha/beta hydrolase, producing the protein MKKKTLLFSLLAMFALVCAGGWYLLHQNQAQTVKAEARKTYIQSSRPTIFFHGWGSSSRVERHMANAAKKAGVTQTIIEAKVAEDGTVTLKGTIPKDAVNPIVLVNFDNNRGASTQDQGNYAYAVVKALQDTYGITEMNMVAHSYGNTAIVYYMLQHGSDTRLPKLVKQVDIAGHFNGIIGMDEQENITLDDEGKPSSMTESYQELLSLGNHYPQDQVEVLNIYGNTDKGNDERVTNLSSQSLGYLLKGHVKSYQEKEITGPDGQHSKLHETALVDEPMIAFLWGK; encoded by the coding sequence ATGAAGAAAAAAACGTTACTTTTCAGTCTTTTAGCAATGTTTGCCCTTGTTTGTGCTGGTGGTTGGTATTTACTACATCAAAACCAAGCGCAGACCGTAAAAGCAGAAGCAAGAAAAACATATATCCAATCAAGCCGTCCGACCATCTTTTTTCATGGTTGGGGTTCGAGTAGTCGTGTAGAAAGACATATGGCTAATGCGGCTAAAAAAGCTGGAGTTACTCAAACCATCATCGAAGCTAAGGTAGCTGAGGATGGGACAGTCACTCTAAAAGGAACCATTCCTAAAGATGCTGTCAATCCGATTGTCCTAGTCAATTTTGACAATAATCGAGGAGCTAGCACTCAGGATCAGGGCAACTATGCCTACGCTGTTGTCAAGGCTCTCCAAGATACTTATGGAATTACGGAGATGAATATGGTTGCTCACTCATACGGGAATACGGCCATCGTCTACTATATGCTCCAACACGGCAGTGATACGAGACTACCTAAATTGGTCAAACAAGTGGATATTGCTGGTCACTTTAACGGAATCATAGGTATGGATGAACAGGAAAATATCACACTAGATGACGAAGGAAAACCATCTAGCATGACAGAGTCCTATCAAGAGCTCTTGTCTCTTGGAAATCACTACCCTCAAGATCAGGTTGAAGTTCTTAACATCTATGGCAATACAGATAAAGGAAATGATGAGCGCGTGACCAATTTGTCTAGTCAATCTTTGGGCTACCTGCTTAAAGGACATGTCAAATCCTATCAAGAAAAGGAAATCACAGGTCCTGATGGCCAACACAGTAAACTTCATGAAACAGCTTTAGTTGATGAGCCGATGATTGCTTTCTTGTGGGGTAAATAA